In Lineus longissimus chromosome 9, tnLinLong1.2, whole genome shotgun sequence, one genomic interval encodes:
- the LOC135493781 gene encoding calpain-15-like isoform X1: protein MSSQQEWQCLLCTYFNKARVNKCEICNATKPVSSPSDDEDMDEEYGTGQNEMNGIGISGQRPTPLQGKGRLDSKQNIWVCRRCTLENGFASSRCSACDTPRVSNVPTSLPPIPGATPATSNNGKATTPSARLSIGEAFTSVLNKARDLLPSIRPNDSPTSSGSSGQMPDEHWTCEHCTFSCNPVWSEKCDTCDTPRPINGMVPKSPVQMENNSVRYLPKPNVSVVKPAVSLLDTKCHEGWQCSKCTFVNDVKSKKCEMCNADSPAKISSRPSASSTFIPSATSSVIPSAPSGDIWHCPKCTYMNNPRSRKCSQCNGDPLAPVSPPESRRQLQRQETVLVDQLRQTEEKKALDQMEEIITFCKENGHSFVDDSFPPFPSSLYLDPQHPSSSHYVQWLAPSSIAPDPVLGSEPWRVFRSPRPSDINQGLLGNCWFLSSLAVIAERPELVEKVMLTKEFSPHGVYAVRLCKDGKWTTVVIDDLLPCDERGRLLYSNASRRQLWVPLIEKALAKLHGSYEALIAGKCIEGLAVLTGAPCESIPLQTGSKDRRDEPVDADLVWAQLLSSHESGYLMGTSCGAGNMKTEDDVYETVGLRPRHAYSILDVKCICGNRLLRLRNPWGKFSWKGDWSDTSRKWDDVPPDVRSQLMVHGANEGVFWMSLGDMLNYFDSIDICKVRPGWQEVRLDGAFPTNGQGPVRAAALTIFENTQVDFSLYQSGDRGKDGQKRGIMDLCILIFHAPRSSAVGVGSLVCNSKRVLKKFVTCNAILERGEYLVVCTAFNQWTPMVPLDGFPKYVLALHSSKKIMVEQKLCPEHTLADAVIRLAAAKGRPHEGREGMTTYYLSQGWSGIIVVVENRHPNYYIQVQCDCTESHNLVSTRGSYKTADSVPPLHSQILIALSHLEASEGYTVSHRLLHRMSQYQDLGEWSSSQDCHNVPRLSPDVYGLHQPRPL, encoded by the exons ATGAGCTCCCAGCAAGAATGGCAATGTCTGCTGTGCACTTACTTCAACAAAGCACGGGTCAACAAATGTGAAATATGTAATGCTACCAAACCAGTGAGTTCTCcaagtgatgatgaagatatgGATGAGGAGTATGGAACaggacaaaatgaaatgaatggcATCGGCATCAGTGGGCAGAGACCAACCCCACTGCAGGGAAAAGGCCGGTTGGACTCGAAACAAAACATCTGGGTGTGTCGGCGCTGTACTTTAGAAAACGGATTCGCTTCATCTAGATGTAGCGCTTGTGATACTCCGCGTGTTTCAAATGTACCTACAAGCCTACCACCGATACCTGGTGCTACGCCAGCGACCTCTAACAATGGTAAAGCAACTACACCATCAGCCCGCTTGTCAATTGGTGAAGCCTTTACATCTGTTTTAAACAAAGCACGTGATCTCCTTCCGTCTATTCGGCCGAATGATTCACCAACATCATCTGGTAGTTCGGGACAAATGCCTGACGAACATTGGACTTGTGAACATTGCACTTTTAGCTGTAACCCTGTCTGGTCAGAGAAATGTGACACTTGTGACACACCTAGACCAATTAACGGCATGGTTCCAAAATCTCCAGttcaaatggaaaacaattctgTGCGCTATCTTCCAAAACCAAATGTTAGTGTCGTCAAACCTGCTGTATCTTTACTCGATACCAAATGTCATGAAGGTTGGCAGTGTAGTAAATGCACTTTTGTCAACGATGTTAAAAGCAAAAAATGTGAAATGTGCAATGCAGACTCGCCAGCTAAGATCAGTTCAAGGCCGTCTGCTAGTTCAACTTTTATTCCATCGGCAACAAGTTCTGTGATTCCTTCTGCACCTTCTGGGGACATTTGGCACTGCCCTAAGTGCACCTATATGAACAACCCAAGGTCTCGGAAGTGTTCGCAATGCAATGGTGACCCGCTTGCCCCAGTTTCCCCCCCTGAAAGTCGTCGGCAGTTACAGCGGCAAGAGACAGTTTTGGTTGATCAACTGCGTCAAACGGAGGAAAAAAAGGCTCTGGATCAAATGGAGGAGATCATCACGTTTTGTAAGGAG AACGGCCATTCTTTTGTTGATGATTCATTCCCACCCTTTCCGTCCTCGCTCTACCTGGACCCACAACACCCGTCGTCTTCTCATTATGTGCAATGGCTGGCTCCGAGCTCGATTGCACCAGACCCAGTCCTTGGCTCGGAGCCATGGCGTGTGTTCAGGTCCCCTCGACCATCCGACATCAATCAAGGCTTATTGGGAAATTGCTG GTTCCTGTCATCGCTAGCTGTAATCGCTGAGAGGCCAGAGCTCGTGGAAAAGGTGATGCTAACCAAGGAATTCAGTCCCCATGGTGTTTATGCCGTCAGACTCTGTAAAGATGGCAAATGGACCACGGTTGTGATAGACGATTTATTGCCCTGTGATGAGAGAGGGAGGTTGCTTTATTCAAAT GCTAGTCGCCGCCAGCTCTGGGTCCCACTCATTGAGAAGGCGTTGGCCAAGCTGCATGGGTCCTATGAGGCTCTTATTGCTGGCAAATGTATCGAAGGTCTTGCCGTTCTGACCGGTGCACCTTGCGAGAGTATCCCATTACAAA CAGGTAGCAAGGACCGTCGGGATGAACCAGTAGATGCTGATTTAGTCTGGGCACAGCTACTTAGTTCTCATGAATCGGG ATATTTAATGGGTACGTCGTGCGGTGCTGGTAACATGAAGACAGAAGACGATGTATATGAGACAGTAGGCCTCCGACCACGCCACGCTTACTCCATCCTTGATGTGAAGTGTATCTGTGGAAACAG ATTACTGAGGTTGCGTAACCCATGGGGGAAGTTCTCGTGGAAGGGCGACTGGTCGGACACATCACGGAAGTGGGATGATGTCCCACCAGATGTGCGGAGCCAACTAATGGTACATGGAGCAAACGAGGGGGTGTTCTGGATGTCGCTTGGTGATATGTTGAA TTATTTTGACAGTATTGACATCTGTAAAGTTCGCCCCGGTTGGCAGGAGGTTCGACTAGATGGCGCTTTCCCTACGAATGGACAGGGCCCAGTGAGGGCGGCAGCCTTGACCATATTTGAGAACACGCAGGTTGATTTTAGCCTCTACCAGAGTGGGGACAG GGGAAAAGACGGTCAGAAACGTGGTATCATGGATCTGTGCATCCTGATCTTCCACGCACCAAGATCGTCTGCGGTTGGTGTCGGATCACTTGTATGTAACAGTAAGAGAGTCTTGAAGAAGTTTGTGACCTGTAACGCCATCTTGGAGCGTGGAGAATATCTTGTCGTATGCACGGCATTCAACCAGTGGACTCCAA TGGTGCCGCTGGATGGTTTCCCGAAGTACGTCCTGGCACTACACAGCTCGAAAAAGATCATGGTCGAGCAGAAGTTATGTCCGGAACACACGCTAGCAGACGCTGTGATACGATTGGCTGCTGCCAAGGGAAGGCCACATGAG GGGCGCGAAGGAATGACGACATACTATTTATCACAAGGTTGGTCTGGTATCATTGTCGTGGTCGAGAACCGCCACCCTAACTATTACATCCAGGTGCAATGTGACTGCACGGAGAGTCATAATTTGGTGTCGACAAGAGGCAGTTATAAGACGGCTGACAGTGTACCGCCTCTTCACAG tcaaatcctaatTGCATTATCGCATTTAGAGGCGAGTGAAGGTTACACGGTCTCGCATCGGTTGCTGCACAGGATGTCGCAATATCAGGACCTTGGCGAATGGAGTAGTTCTCAGGATTGCCACAACGTGCCAAGACTATCGCCTGACGTCTATGGTCTTCATCAACCCCGTCCATTATAA
- the LOC135493781 gene encoding calpain-15-like isoform X2, whose protein sequence is MVTRLPQFPPLKVVGSYSGKRQFWLINCVKRRKKRLWIKWRRSSRFVRRTAILLLMIHSHPFRPRSTWTHNTRRLLIMCNGWLRARLHQTQSLARSHGVCSGPLDHPTSIKAYWEIAAVIAERPELVEKVMLTKEFSPHGVYAVRLCKDGKWTTVVIDDLLPCDERGRLLYSNASRRQLWVPLIEKALAKLHGSYEALIAGKCIEGLAVLTGAPCESIPLQTGSKDRRDEPVDADLVWAQLLSSHESGYLMGTSCGAGNMKTEDDVYETVGLRPRHAYSILDVKCICGNRLLRLRNPWGKFSWKGDWSDTSRKWDDVPPDVRSQLMVHGANEGVFWMSLGDMLNYFDSIDICKVRPGWQEVRLDGAFPTNGQGPVRAAALTIFENTQVDFSLYQSGDRGKDGQKRGIMDLCILIFHAPRSSAVGVGSLVCNSKRVLKKFVTCNAILERGEYLVVCTAFNQWTPMVPLDGFPKYVLALHSSKKIMVEQKLCPEHTLADAVIRLAAAKGRPHEGREGMTTYYLSQGWSGIIVVVENRHPNYYIQVQCDCTESHNLVSTRGSYKTADSVPPLHSQILIALSHLEASEGYTVSHRLLHRMSQYQDLGEWSSSQDCHNVPRLSPDVYGLHQPRPL, encoded by the exons ATGGTGACCCGCTTGCCCCAGTTTCCCCCCCTGAAAGTCGTCGGCAGTTACAGCGGCAAGAGACAGTTTTGGTTGATCAACTGCGTCAAACGGAGGAAAAAAAGGCTCTGGATCAAATGGAGGAGATCATCACGTTTTGTAAGGAG AACGGCCATTCTTTTGTTGATGATTCATTCCCACCCTTTCCGTCCTCGCTCTACCTGGACCCACAACACCCGTCGTCTTCTCATTATGTGCAATGGCTGGCTCCGAGCTCGATTGCACCAGACCCAGTCCTTGGCTCGGAGCCATGGCGTGTGTTCAGGTCCCCTCGACCATCCGACATCAATCAAGGCTTATTGGGAAATTGCTG CTGTAATCGCTGAGAGGCCAGAGCTCGTGGAAAAGGTGATGCTAACCAAGGAATTCAGTCCCCATGGTGTTTATGCCGTCAGACTCTGTAAAGATGGCAAATGGACCACGGTTGTGATAGACGATTTATTGCCCTGTGATGAGAGAGGGAGGTTGCTTTATTCAAAT GCTAGTCGCCGCCAGCTCTGGGTCCCACTCATTGAGAAGGCGTTGGCCAAGCTGCATGGGTCCTATGAGGCTCTTATTGCTGGCAAATGTATCGAAGGTCTTGCCGTTCTGACCGGTGCACCTTGCGAGAGTATCCCATTACAAA CAGGTAGCAAGGACCGTCGGGATGAACCAGTAGATGCTGATTTAGTCTGGGCACAGCTACTTAGTTCTCATGAATCGGG ATATTTAATGGGTACGTCGTGCGGTGCTGGTAACATGAAGACAGAAGACGATGTATATGAGACAGTAGGCCTCCGACCACGCCACGCTTACTCCATCCTTGATGTGAAGTGTATCTGTGGAAACAG ATTACTGAGGTTGCGTAACCCATGGGGGAAGTTCTCGTGGAAGGGCGACTGGTCGGACACATCACGGAAGTGGGATGATGTCCCACCAGATGTGCGGAGCCAACTAATGGTACATGGAGCAAACGAGGGGGTGTTCTGGATGTCGCTTGGTGATATGTTGAA TTATTTTGACAGTATTGACATCTGTAAAGTTCGCCCCGGTTGGCAGGAGGTTCGACTAGATGGCGCTTTCCCTACGAATGGACAGGGCCCAGTGAGGGCGGCAGCCTTGACCATATTTGAGAACACGCAGGTTGATTTTAGCCTCTACCAGAGTGGGGACAG GGGAAAAGACGGTCAGAAACGTGGTATCATGGATCTGTGCATCCTGATCTTCCACGCACCAAGATCGTCTGCGGTTGGTGTCGGATCACTTGTATGTAACAGTAAGAGAGTCTTGAAGAAGTTTGTGACCTGTAACGCCATCTTGGAGCGTGGAGAATATCTTGTCGTATGCACGGCATTCAACCAGTGGACTCCAA TGGTGCCGCTGGATGGTTTCCCGAAGTACGTCCTGGCACTACACAGCTCGAAAAAGATCATGGTCGAGCAGAAGTTATGTCCGGAACACACGCTAGCAGACGCTGTGATACGATTGGCTGCTGCCAAGGGAAGGCCACATGAG GGGCGCGAAGGAATGACGACATACTATTTATCACAAGGTTGGTCTGGTATCATTGTCGTGGTCGAGAACCGCCACCCTAACTATTACATCCAGGTGCAATGTGACTGCACGGAGAGTCATAATTTGGTGTCGACAAGAGGCAGTTATAAGACGGCTGACAGTGTACCGCCTCTTCACAG tcaaatcctaatTGCATTATCGCATTTAGAGGCGAGTGAAGGTTACACGGTCTCGCATCGGTTGCTGCACAGGATGTCGCAATATCAGGACCTTGGCGAATGGAGTAGTTCTCAGGATTGCCACAACGTGCCAAGACTATCGCCTGACGTCTATGGTCTTCATCAACCCCGTCCATTATAA
- the LOC135493418 gene encoding lipoyl synthase, mitochondrial-like: protein MAFNMAGRSYNLLNLHQKYSLCQPFISTIVDKFITQSGAVVCVGGYATLSKEKKDKIANGPDLGDFISGDASPSLSYSGNLIRKKGERLRLPPWLKTEIPAGKNYTKVKNSLRKLKLNTVCEEARCPNIGECWGGGENQTATATIMVLGDQCTRGCRFCSVKTSRKPPPPDPNEPVNTATAIAAWGLDYVVLTSVDRDDLPDGGARHFAETVRQIKTRDPRIRVECLTPDFRGDLKQVETVADAGLDVYAHNVETVRELQALVRDPRANYTQSLSVLEHVKKYKPSLITKTSIMLGLGETDDEVMRTMEDLRAIDVDCLTLGQYMQPTKRHLKVHEYVTPEKFDHWEKVGEKLGFAYTASGALVRSSYKAGEFFLKNLAEKRQAGSEESTMDMAVSKPMVTG from the exons ATGGCGTTTAACATGGCTGGCAGAAGCTACAATCTTCTGAATTTACATCAGAAATATTCTCTTTGTCAACCTTTCATAAGTACGATCGTAGATAAATTTATTACA CAAAGTGGAGCAGTTGTCTGTGTTGGAGGCTATGCCACACTTTCTAAAGAGAAGAAAGACAAAATTGCCAATGGACCAGACCTAGGAGATTTCATATCCGGCGATGCCTCGCCAAGTCTGAGCTACTCGGGGAACTTGATTAGGAAAAAGGGTGAGAG GCTGCGTCTTCCCCCTTGGCTGAAGACAGAGATACCAGCTGGGAAGAATTACACCAAAGTAAAAAACTCCTTGCGGAAGTTAAAGCTAAACACG gtatgtGAGGAGGCAAGATGTCCAAACATTGGAGAATGTTGGGGAGGAGGTGAAAATCAGACAGCTACTGCTACTATTATG GTCCTTGGCGATCAATGCACAAGAGGATGTCGATTTTGCTCAGTAAAGACATCACGGAAACCACCTCCTCCCGATCCGAATGAGCCTGTCAACACAGCAACGGCCATAGCTGCTTGGGGTCTTGATTACGTGGTGTTGACGTCAGTTGACAGAGATG atctCCCAGATGGTGGAGCTCGACATTTCGCAGAAACGGTTCGCCAGATTAAGACAAGGGACCCCAGAATACGTGTGGAGTGTTTAACGCCGGACTTTCGTGGAGATTTGAAGCAAGTTGAGACCGTTGCCGACGCTGGCCTCGATGTTTATGCTCACAATGTCGAAACAGTCAGAGAATTACAAGC ATTGGTTCGAGATCCGCGAGCCAATTACACACAATCTCTCTCTGTGCTCGAGCATGTCAAGAAATACAAGCCAAGTTTAATTACCAAGACGTCTATTATGCTTGGCTTGGGCGAGACTGATGACGAGGTCATGAGAACAATGGAAG ATCTCCGTGCAATAGATGTTGATTGCCTGACACTCGGCCAGTACATGCAGCCGACCAAGCGACACCTGAAAGTCCATGAGTACGTCACGCCAGAGAAATTTGACCATTGGGAGAAAGTCGGTGAGAAGTTGGGTTTTGCTTATACAGCAAGTGGTGCGCTAGTCAGATCTTCATATAAAGCAG GTGAATTCTTCCTGAAAAATCTTGCGGAAAAACGCCAAGCTGGGTCAGAGGAAAGCACGATGGATATGGCTGTCAGTAAGCCCATGGTTACAGGGTAA